A stretch of Deinococcus gobiensis I-0 DNA encodes these proteins:
- a CDS encoding type 4a pilus biogenesis protein PilO — protein MNNPALPAVLVILVGLGLAAKVTWPGLQEALRTKAALTEEISTLETKVASLPTEQARAKSLQQEAETLKASLPDDESLPKVLETLTDTARALGVTSGKLSRSVRASDIAGISAVDLDMDLNGTYARTQAYIETLAQLPRAYTVRSLSLAAGENGKVISSLKLTTYKRDSVATTPAVTPTPGVTPASTTAPTGQSAPTGGTS, from the coding sequence ATGAACAATCCTGCTCTCCCTGCCGTCCTCGTGATTCTCGTCGGGCTGGGTCTCGCCGCCAAAGTGACGTGGCCCGGCCTTCAGGAGGCCCTGCGCACCAAGGCGGCCCTGACCGAGGAGATCTCGACGCTCGAAACCAAGGTCGCGTCCCTGCCGACCGAACAGGCCCGTGCGAAGTCGCTCCAACAGGAAGCGGAGACGCTGAAAGCCAGCCTGCCGGACGACGAGAGCCTGCCTAAAGTGCTGGAAACGCTGACGGATACGGCCCGTGCCCTGGGCGTCACCTCCGGCAAGCTCAGCCGGTCTGTCCGGGCCAGTGACATCGCGGGCATCAGCGCTGTGGATCTCGACATGGACCTGAACGGGACCTATGCCCGCACGCAGGCCTACATCGAGACGCTGGCCCAGCTGCCCCGCGCGTACACCGTGCGCAGCCTGTCGCTCGCGGCCGGCGAGAACGGGAAGGTCATCAGCAGCCTGAAGCTCACGACCTACAAGCGGGACAGCGTGGCCACCACTCCAGCTGTCACACCGACACCAGGGGTCACCCCAGCGTCCACCACCGCACCCACGGGCCAGAGCGCGCCCACTGGAGGAACTTCGTGA
- a CDS encoding type II secretion system protein GspD: MKISVLTLLLLLTPAALAQGTTTARSTSTTQTQLSVKLPSNPKLNRPVNVTLPSGAPLSTVLVALTRAAGLTLIPRDIPNVPVTLNLKGLKVGAALEQLLSLYADQVGAKLIGDSLIVAPPAVLSRLEQTPAPTRVVVSQTLREADATALAQLTGAQVVALETQTILSGTATQVADAQRLLKTPASETPTTPVATAPETTPAPVQAAADLGKVDATLATQTLEALYGVKLVTAYGRAYLQAPTQAALQDALSTLGSLRTDAASQPAPVQVTTPTVTTVATERRTISTALGSDLVSRLAASIGDTVRLTPLDAGTYTVRGPTDDVQAFETALRQAEGREAGRFTVLYGKVPTGTDAGLRTILPNATIRIDDRGALEVRATSQELARATAYLEPIQRAMPAEEAADTDVTTRIALSRATPETVTQQLASLYGSSQTTQATSQTTAQPASQTPTTGSGTVGTSTALPVTSATGAGTATFGTTASGSATSTGGTTGSLGITNPLAANATGPQATTTPGQSAQVASAEVAGVRIVADPRTRSLILNGPSRVVTRMIKSISDLDVALADIRMALRIDQVSGSNGQDLGLSWKAGVGGFALGQQDGTLTASYKPGLVTPSIEASLNLARSRGQANTLLDTTFVTQDGRAVNFVNGGQLLLPTTTTTNTGTTTTTAQGRETYSYGLQVTLTPQLAPDGSVQVQVQVQLGQPPRTGVQNSVVLEQQTLTSLATVRPGETLVLGGILSTQQSDTSKGVPVLSEIPLIGPLFGTTSKSTSQSLLVITLRAGDRAAQDVPATPQGAGVSRITLPGNR; this comes from the coding sequence ATGAAAATTTCTGTCCTGACCCTGCTTCTGCTCCTGACTCCCGCCGCCCTCGCTCAGGGCACCACCACCGCCCGCAGCACCAGCACCACGCAGACCCAGCTCAGTGTCAAGTTGCCCAGCAACCCCAAGCTCAACCGCCCGGTCAACGTCACCCTCCCCTCTGGCGCGCCCCTGTCCACCGTCCTGGTGGCCCTGACCCGCGCCGCCGGGCTGACGCTGATCCCCCGCGACATCCCCAACGTCCCCGTCACCCTCAACCTGAAGGGACTGAAGGTCGGTGCCGCGCTGGAGCAGTTGCTGAGCCTGTACGCCGATCAGGTGGGCGCCAAGCTCATCGGCGACAGTCTGATCGTCGCGCCCCCGGCCGTCCTGAGCCGTCTGGAGCAGACCCCCGCACCGACCCGCGTCGTGGTGTCGCAGACGCTCCGGGAAGCCGATGCGACTGCGCTCGCCCAGCTGACCGGCGCGCAGGTCGTGGCCCTGGAAACCCAGACCATCCTCAGCGGGACCGCCACCCAGGTCGCTGATGCCCAGCGTCTTCTCAAGACGCCAGCCAGCGAGACGCCCACCACTCCCGTGGCCACCGCGCCGGAGACGACGCCCGCCCCCGTTCAGGCCGCAGCCGACCTCGGCAAGGTGGACGCCACCCTCGCCACGCAGACGCTCGAAGCGCTGTACGGCGTGAAGCTCGTCACTGCGTACGGCCGCGCCTACCTCCAGGCCCCCACCCAGGCGGCCCTGCAGGACGCCCTCAGCACACTCGGCAGCTTGCGGACCGATGCGGCCTCGCAGCCCGCACCAGTTCAGGTCACCACGCCTACCGTCACGACTGTGGCCACTGAGCGCCGCACCATCAGCACCGCCCTGGGCTCCGACCTCGTGTCGCGCCTGGCCGCCAGCATCGGCGACACCGTGCGCCTGACGCCACTGGACGCGGGGACGTACACCGTGCGCGGTCCGACCGACGATGTGCAGGCCTTCGAGACGGCACTCCGGCAGGCGGAAGGCCGTGAGGCAGGTCGGTTCACGGTTCTGTACGGGAAAGTCCCCACCGGGACAGACGCGGGCCTGCGAACCATCCTGCCCAACGCGACGATCCGGATCGACGACCGAGGCGCACTCGAAGTCCGGGCCACTTCCCAGGAACTGGCAAGGGCGACGGCCTACCTGGAGCCTATTCAGCGCGCCATGCCCGCCGAAGAAGCGGCGGACACGGACGTCACCACCCGGATCGCTCTTTCCCGTGCCACGCCCGAAACCGTGACCCAGCAGCTTGCCAGCCTCTACGGCAGCAGCCAGACCACGCAGGCCACGTCCCAGACGACGGCTCAGCCCGCCTCTCAGACCCCCACGACCGGGTCGGGCACGGTGGGCACCAGCACGGCCCTTCCGGTGACGAGTGCGACGGGTGCAGGGACCGCGACGTTCGGGACGACGGCCAGCGGCAGCGCCACGTCGACCGGCGGGACCACCGGCAGTCTGGGCATCACGAATCCCCTGGCCGCCAACGCCACTGGCCCACAGGCGACCACCACGCCCGGGCAGAGCGCACAAGTCGCCTCTGCCGAAGTGGCGGGCGTGCGGATCGTGGCCGACCCCCGGACGCGCAGTCTCATCCTGAATGGCCCCAGCCGGGTCGTCACCCGCATGATCAAGTCGATCAGCGATCTGGACGTGGCCCTCGCGGACATCCGCATGGCGCTGCGCATCGACCAGGTCAGTGGCAGCAACGGCCAGGACTTAGGCCTGAGCTGGAAGGCCGGGGTGGGCGGTTTCGCGCTCGGCCAGCAGGACGGCACCCTCACCGCCAGCTACAAGCCTGGCCTGGTCACCCCCAGCATCGAGGCCAGCCTGAATCTGGCCCGCTCCAGGGGCCAGGCCAACACGTTGCTCGATACCACGTTCGTGACTCAGGACGGCCGCGCGGTGAACTTCGTCAACGGCGGCCAGTTGCTCCTGCCCACGACGACCACGACCAACACGGGGACCACCACCACCACCGCCCAGGGCCGCGAAACCTACAGCTACGGCCTCCAGGTCACGCTCACGCCCCAGCTTGCCCCAGACGGCAGCGTGCAGGTCCAGGTACAGGTCCAGCTCGGCCAGCCGCCTCGGACGGGCGTGCAGAACAGTGTCGTGCTGGAGCAGCAGACGCTGACCAGCCTCGCCACCGTTCGACCCGGCGAAACCCTGGTGCTCGGGGGCATCCTGAGCACCCAGCAATCCGACACCAGCAAAGGTGTCCCGGTCCTCAGCGAGATCCCGCTCATCGGCCCGCTGTTCGGCACGACGTCGAAGAGCACCAGCCAGAGCCTGCTCGTGATCACGCTGCGCGCGGGTGACCGGGCCGCACAGGACGTGCCTGCGACCCCCCAGGGTGCAGGCGTCAGCCGCATCACCCTCCCCGGCAACCGCTGA
- a CDS encoding type II secretion system F family protein, producing MINWQYTGIDKSGKSRKGKVLAASQEEGHAKVTALGITPTKVSKSQDISGPWENKAPSLKDRALFTQQLAQFLNGGNVNQTEALRTAGNSSTNKLLRLAVEDVVRQVDVGTPIEEAVADKKHAKVFDAVFVAFIRMGAVGGDIGQPVRELAEMYKWQLRTVGAVKKGLTLPAIIFIACILVTYFIMAKVVPTFMKILDGLNAELPPLTKIVKSISQTAANPVVTIGIILVIGGLTYAVSQYRKTPAGKRNLDRLILRLPVVGPLMRDFILARSSKALAVMMRSGIPLLDALNITSEVAANQIYREHYQEMRLMARAGDPMYTALSQYPKEFPDMYALQFRSSEEKQTLKETLQYLSEVYQDDVQSKVESLSAAIEPFLMIFLGTVVGVIVISVFMPMTTMMDALQK from the coding sequence ATGATCAACTGGCAATACACCGGCATCGACAAATCCGGCAAATCCCGAAAAGGCAAAGTCCTCGCCGCTAGTCAGGAAGAGGGCCACGCCAAAGTCACCGCCCTGGGCATCACCCCCACCAAAGTGTCCAAATCCCAGGACATCAGCGGTCCCTGGGAAAACAAAGCCCCCAGTCTCAAAGACCGCGCGCTCTTCACCCAGCAACTCGCTCAGTTCCTCAACGGCGGCAACGTCAACCAGACCGAAGCCCTGCGCACGGCCGGCAACAGCAGCACGAACAAGCTGCTCCGGCTCGCCGTCGAGGATGTCGTCCGACAGGTCGACGTGGGGACGCCCATCGAGGAAGCGGTCGCTGACAAGAAGCACGCCAAAGTCTTCGACGCCGTCTTCGTGGCCTTCATCCGCATGGGCGCGGTCGGCGGTGACATCGGCCAGCCGGTGCGTGAGCTTGCCGAAATGTACAAATGGCAGCTGCGGACAGTCGGCGCCGTCAAGAAGGGCTTGACCCTCCCCGCCATCATCTTCATCGCGTGCATCCTCGTGACGTACTTCATCATGGCGAAGGTCGTCCCCACGTTCATGAAGATCCTCGACGGTCTGAACGCGGAACTCCCCCCCCTGACGAAAATCGTCAAATCCATCAGCCAGACGGCCGCCAACCCCGTGGTGACCATCGGCATCATCCTGGTCATCGGCGGCCTCACCTACGCCGTATCGCAGTACCGCAAGACCCCCGCAGGCAAGCGCAACCTCGACCGCCTCATCCTGCGCCTGCCCGTGGTCGGCCCCCTCATGCGCGATTTCATCCTCGCGCGCTCCAGCAAGGCGCTCGCCGTCATGATGCGCAGCGGCATCCCCCTCCTCGACGCCCTGAACATCACCTCGGAAGTCGCCGCGAACCAGATCTACCGCGAGCACTACCAGGAGATGCGCCTCATGGCCCGGGCCGGGGACCCGATGTACACCGCCCTGTCGCAGTACCCGAAAGAGTTCCCGGACATGTACGCCCTGCAGTTCCGCTCTTCCGAGGAAAAGCAGACGCTGAAGGAGACCCTGCAATACCTCTCCGAGGTCTACCAGGACGACGTGCAGAGCAAGGTCGAGAGCCTGAGCGCAGCCATCGAGCCCTTCCTGATGATTTTCCTGGGCACGGTCGTCGGGGTCATCGTCATCTCCGTGTTCATGCCCATGACCACCATGATGGACGCCCTCCAGAAATAG
- a CDS encoding type II secretion system protein: protein MRTQGFTLIELLVVIAVIAVLAAILLPSYGGAAKTTNRRAAQLHAQTVKLSLDTAIAANPNLSTSVLGTVNCTNAQDIGPTGVVAPNGGNGWQNAPAGTTCSATPLTARTYRVSVTISELNQTVVAP from the coding sequence ATGCGAACCCAAGGTTTCACCCTGATCGAATTGCTTGTGGTCATCGCAGTGATCGCTGTGTTGGCCGCCATCCTTCTCCCCAGTTACGGCGGCGCCGCCAAGACCACCAATCGGCGCGCCGCCCAGCTGCATGCCCAGACCGTCAAGCTCTCCCTGGACACGGCCATCGCCGCCAACCCCAATCTCTCCACCAGCGTCCTCGGCACGGTGAACTGCACCAATGCCCAGGACATCGGTCCGACAGGCGTCGTCGCCCCCAATGGCGGGAACGGCTGGCAGAACGCCCCGGCCGGCACCACCTGCTCGGCGACGCCGCTCACCGCCCGCACGTACCGCGTGTCCGTCACGATCAGCGAGCTGAATCAAACGGTGGTGGCCCCGTGA
- a CDS encoding prepilin-type N-terminal cleavage/methylation domain-containing protein: MKPTSGFTLIEILITITILCGLIAATTALLPRMDRAPDVSSLPGRVGSTLEGAHSQAVEEGTSITLQGSGDTLQLTSAGEITTDRFVQATLTGGLSIAPDGATTGALTLTAPGLTCTRLTLGPGGLAQQGAC, translated from the coding sequence GTGAAGCCTACCTCTGGCTTCACCCTGATCGAGATTCTCATTACGATCACGATCCTCTGCGGCCTGATTGCCGCGACCACGGCCCTTCTGCCCCGCATGGACCGGGCTCCGGACGTCAGCAGCCTTCCCGGCCGGGTGGGCAGCACCCTGGAGGGCGCGCACAGCCAGGCTGTCGAGGAGGGCACGTCCATCACCCTGCAAGGCAGCGGCGACACGCTCCAGCTCACCAGCGCGGGCGAGATCACCACCGACCGCTTCGTGCAGGCCACCCTCACCGGCGGCCTCTCCATCGCTCCAGACGGCGCGACGACCGGAGCACTGACCTTGACCGCGCCCGGCCTGACCTGTACGCGGCTCACCCTCGGGCCTGGCGGCCTCGCCCAACAGGGAGCGTGCTGA
- a CDS encoding type II secretion system protein: MRSSTQGFSIIEVLVAAVIILVTISAFAVFNTQTARSVSTAQLATYTADALTAASLAITQGNATYLHSRELTAADLQDLTSNGTRRTALRPALSGTITAQGSDPPQYLVTICGPDFALSNIVTAPGGNP, encoded by the coding sequence ATGCGGAGTTCTACACAGGGGTTCTCCATCATCGAGGTCCTGGTCGCTGCGGTCATCATTCTCGTCACCATCAGCGCGTTCGCCGTCTTCAACACGCAGACCGCCCGCAGTGTCAGCACCGCGCAGCTCGCGACCTACACGGCCGATGCCCTGACGGCCGCCAGCCTGGCGATCACGCAGGGCAATGCCACCTACCTCCATTCCCGTGAACTGACGGCGGCCGACCTTCAGGACCTGACCTCGAACGGAACACGCCGCACGGCCCTGCGCCCGGCCCTGAGCGGGACCATCACCGCCCAGGGCAGTGACCCTCCCCAGTACCTCGTGACCATCTGTGGCCCGGACTTCGCCTTGTCCAACATCGTGACCGCCCCAGGAGGCAACCCGTAA
- a CDS encoding PulJ/GspJ family protein, which yields MPRRIQGFTLIEMLVALALLGVVLYYAIDLMVGATAQSTERNLDTQALTRVNKIVSAIDANFRLDLGAGSFVGFSTATASQLNAAFALDGGTVIPPMLSENRNIHELKTVRIPGFQAVIGQDYLVLGTKGIAKLITATSANGDLITFNCPLGIRSDGLMQIFKARGLELKLADGQLYRTVSGRRESLAPAQGIAFKYMYQADDGKLTASATGTPSVTAAGRLVAMYPSAISGDNRADRTTAIPTTSNSVTHLMTCDELAVTTPDEARINVSILGLPSGATPDVMIYGPDRDVNATRVSRTQTYMGVDAGEYRLEARDVTYQGRKYKSSVGGSPQRLWNTWGSINMAARYALTQGTLRIQPTGLPSGGTASVAISGPNGYTNTVNVGAGASVDTLLEAGTYTVTPANVDVGDYTYGANTYTATVVDSQVTTVPLNYAPITGMLTINVSGLPIGASTPGNITGPQPRTLSLVNGSIKVPRMPPGNYTLTPEFFKNNTGEYHSEPKKFNIIAGQPKTIELIFVGDNNPTPPTKPGNTPGNFTLYVSDPQSLVATIGPLIIMEYRNGNFYTSYSVSQPNSYLVLKSSSLYKIQTTGRDAQEVCEYPIGNPEDLHCFTPNTAVTVTSELSGDVSSYDYNGFFTGKDMGLVTSALTRTGGGRGSQGNCVLPEYWDNVTNTCRRPTSFP from the coding sequence GTGCCCCGTCGTATTCAAGGCTTCACTCTGATCGAAATGCTCGTGGCTCTCGCCCTTCTGGGCGTCGTCCTCTATTACGCCATCGACCTCATGGTGGGTGCCACCGCCCAAAGCACCGAGCGGAACCTCGACACCCAGGCCCTCACCCGCGTGAACAAGATCGTGAGTGCCATCGACGCCAACTTCCGTCTGGACCTCGGTGCCGGTTCCTTCGTCGGCTTCTCGACGGCCACCGCCTCCCAACTCAACGCGGCGTTCGCCCTCGATGGGGGCACCGTCATCCCTCCCATGCTCTCCGAGAACCGCAACATCCACGAGCTGAAAACGGTCCGCATTCCCGGCTTCCAGGCCGTGATCGGCCAAGACTACCTCGTCCTGGGGACCAAAGGCATCGCCAAGCTCATTACCGCGACCTCCGCCAACGGCGACCTCATTACCTTCAACTGCCCGCTCGGCATTCGCAGTGACGGCCTGATGCAGATCTTCAAGGCGCGTGGCCTGGAACTCAAACTCGCCGACGGTCAGCTGTACCGCACCGTCAGTGGCCGCCGGGAAAGCCTCGCGCCGGCGCAAGGCATCGCGTTCAAGTACATGTATCAGGCCGACGACGGCAAGCTCACGGCCTCCGCGACCGGCACGCCCAGCGTGACCGCCGCCGGTCGCCTCGTGGCGATGTATCCCAGCGCGATCAGTGGCGACAACCGGGCAGACCGGACCACCGCCATCCCCACGACGTCGAACAGCGTCACGCATCTGATGACCTGCGATGAACTGGCCGTCACGACCCCGGACGAAGCGCGCATCAACGTCAGCATCCTGGGCCTGCCCAGCGGAGCGACACCCGATGTGATGATCTACGGCCCGGACCGGGACGTGAATGCGACGCGTGTTTCCCGCACGCAGACGTATATGGGCGTGGACGCAGGCGAGTACCGCCTGGAAGCCCGCGACGTGACCTACCAGGGTCGGAAGTACAAGAGCAGCGTCGGCGGCAGCCCCCAGCGCCTGTGGAACACCTGGGGCAGTATCAACATGGCCGCCCGCTACGCCCTCACCCAGGGCACCCTCCGCATCCAACCCACCGGCCTCCCCAGCGGTGGGACAGCCAGTGTGGCGATCAGCGGCCCTAACGGCTACACGAACACGGTCAATGTAGGGGCTGGAGCCAGCGTAGATACCCTCCTCGAAGCCGGTACGTATACAGTCACTCCGGCAAACGTCGACGTCGGCGACTACACCTACGGGGCTAACACCTACACCGCGACAGTCGTCGACAGCCAGGTCACTACGGTCCCCCTGAATTACGCACCGATCACGGGCATGCTTACCATCAACGTGAGTGGCCTGCCTATTGGCGCGAGCACACCGGGCAATATCACTGGACCGCAGCCCCGCACCCTCTCGCTGGTTAACGGCAGTATCAAAGTCCCTCGTATGCCGCCAGGAAACTACACGCTAACTCCAGAATTTTTTAAAAATAATACTGGTGAATATCATTCGGAACCAAAGAAATTTAATATTATTGCTGGTCAGCCAAAGACCATAGAATTGATCTTTGTGGGCGATAACAATCCCACGCCACCCACAAAGCCCGGAAATACTCCTGGCAACTTTACTCTTTATGTATCAGATCCCCAGAGTCTTGTAGCCACAATTGGCCCGCTAATCATAATGGAATATCGTAATGGAAATTTCTATACTAGCTACAGCGTAAGTCAGCCAAATTCCTACTTAGTTCTCAAGTCATCTAGTCTATATAAAATTCAAACTACGGGGAGGGACGCTCAGGAGGTATGTGAATATCCTATAGGAAACCCTGAAGATCTACACTGCTTTACTCCTAACACTGCTGTTACTGTAACATCAGAACTGTCTGGAGATGTATCTTCCTATGATTATAATGGGTTTTTTACAGGTAAAGATATGGGTTTGGTGACTTCTGCTCTGACGCGAACGGGTGGAGGTAGAGGAAGTCAAGGTAATTGTGTATTGCCAGAATATTGGGATAATGTAACAAACACTTGTAGGCGACCAACCAGCTTTCCTTAA
- a CDS encoding CAP domain-containing protein — translation MRNLIVLTVGALLLASCNGGGTVTPPTEQPNPPIETPPPSNPNPPTNPTTPDKPLYIPGAGAAVGSGDGTKEGTIYISPSADEVQLMNLINEVRTKGTVGGTDAISDSCVAGKYVPLKALTYNGLYSFAARKHADYITNIANEAHYENQTNSTFFYGRTVNERVVRTYKELAGLNKYYIGENVTSYGGELTSPARQTVLEAVRSWMHSSGHCAAIMDPDIYDFGAGRSYRENTSDQDNRVQNAWVLIVGNK, via the coding sequence ATGCGTAACTTGATCGTTCTGACCGTCGGTGCCCTGCTGCTCGCCAGTTGCAATGGCGGCGGCACCGTGACCCCTCCAACGGAGCAACCCAACCCGCCCATCGAAACCCCGCCACCCTCAAACCCCAATCCGCCAACAAACCCCACCACGCCGGACAAGCCGTTGTACATCCCCGGCGCGGGTGCTGCGGTAGGGAGTGGGGATGGCACAAAAGAAGGAACGATCTACATTTCCCCTTCAGCAGACGAAGTGCAGTTGATGAATCTAATTAACGAGGTGCGTACAAAGGGTACAGTTGGTGGCACTGACGCAATCTCAGATAGTTGTGTTGCGGGGAAATACGTCCCCCTTAAAGCTTTAACATACAACGGTCTGTACTCTTTTGCCGCTCGTAAGCATGCAGATTACATTACTAATATTGCGAATGAAGCACATTATGAAAACCAGACTAATTCTACTTTTTTCTATGGCAGAACAGTTAACGAAAGAGTTGTAAGAACATACAAGGAACTAGCTGGACTTAATAAATACTATATAGGAGAAAACGTAACTAGTTATGGAGGCGAGTTAACATCTCCAGCCAGGCAAACTGTATTAGAGGCGGTTAGATCATGGATGCATAGTAGTGGGCATTGTGCTGCTATTATGGACCCTGACATATATGATTTTGGGGCCGGTAGATCATATAGAGAAAATACTTCTGATCAGGATAACAGAGTCCAGAACGCATGGGTATTAATAGTTGGAAATAAATAG
- a CDS encoding helix-turn-helix domain-containing protein: protein MNLKTIVKIELAKREMTQTELAEQIGIPQQSLSRTLRTPALNQRSHWPKILDALGLELVVQPKKQS, encoded by the coding sequence ATGAACCTCAAGACTATCGTGAAGATCGAACTAGCGAAGCGGGAGATGACGCAAACTGAATTGGCGGAGCAGATTGGGATTCCCCAGCAGTCGTTAAGTCGAACCCTGCGTACACCAGCTCTAAACCAGCGAAGCCATTGGCCCAAAATTTTGGATGCCCTGGGGTTGGAGTTGGTCGTGCAGCCTAAAAAGCAGAGTTAG
- the cas4 gene encoding CRISPR-associated protein Cas4, with translation MPLLSLGRPKMVEPLLITPTELRQHHYCPRVVFFERCTPVRRRETILMTHGREKHQTELVRERRRTLSRYELTEGERRYEVRLTNHALGVTGELDLLIVDGARAFPVEFKHTSRLPDPGHKLQLCAYALLVEAELGLLCPHGYWHSSRTRQTHMVLFDTRLRNRTRAAIQVVRGFILAEQCPSPTAQTVKCLECELRNFCGDTL, from the coding sequence ATGCCACTCTTATCGTTGGGGAGGCCAAAAATGGTTGAGCCGCTCCTCATCACGCCGACCGAACTGCGGCAACACCATTACTGCCCCCGGGTGGTCTTCTTCGAGCGCTGCACACCCGTCCGTCGGCGCGAGACGATTCTGATGACCCATGGGCGCGAGAAACACCAGACCGAACTGGTCCGCGAACGGCGGCGAACCCTTTCCCGCTACGAGCTGACTGAGGGGGAGCGTCGCTACGAGGTCCGGCTGACGAATCACGCTCTAGGCGTGACTGGGGAGCTGGATTTGCTCATTGTGGACGGGGCGCGGGCCTTCCCAGTGGAGTTCAAGCATACCTCGCGCTTACCGGACCCTGGGCACAAGCTGCAACTATGCGCCTATGCCCTGCTTGTGGAGGCTGAATTGGGTCTCCTGTGTCCGCATGGATACTGGCACAGCAGTCGCACCCGCCAGACTCACATGGTCCTTTTCGATACACGCCTGAGGAATCGGACTCGGGCGGCTATTCAGGTGGTACGCGGCTTTATCCTCGCTGAGCAGTGTCCATCACCTACAGCTCAAACGGTCAAGTGCCTGGAGTGCGAGTTGCGAAATTTCTGTGGGGATACCCTATGA
- the cas2 gene encoding CRISPR-associated endonuclease Cas2, which translates to MPRLLQDPRKAGHPILVLYDVGDDKCRTKVMTACKDYGLGRWQYSAYHGRLTGAARRELEIRLEKAMGASPGLIAILQLEQWQLDDATLIVGEAKNG; encoded by the coding sequence ATGCCGAGACTGCTGCAAGACCCCCGCAAGGCTGGGCATCCCATCCTGGTGCTGTATGACGTCGGTGATGACAAATGCCGCACGAAGGTAATGACCGCTTGCAAAGATTATGGCCTCGGCCGCTGGCAATACAGCGCCTACCACGGACGGTTGACGGGGGCGGCCCGGCGCGAACTGGAAATCCGACTGGAAAAAGCGATGGGGGCCAGTCCTGGCCTGATCGCCATTCTTCAACTCGAACAATGGCAACTGGACGATGCCACTCTTATCGTTGGGGAGGCCAAAAATGGTTGA
- the cas1 gene encoding CRISPR-associated endonuclease Cas1 — protein sequence MNLTISERGTFLALRSERLQLRHPGQETQEVALRDLETVTVTTTACTLSAEAIRACAKFGVQIDLVDGLGAPYAKFSSPYLVGTVSTRRAQMAAYLTPAGVEVARHAIRARLRNQSSLLKYFGKYRKEADPAAYEAIQRALPGLTTLEAELDMLQGECIDDLRDVLLGVEGRGGVVYWGAVATMLPADLAFPGRLGRGATDPVNMTLNYGYGILYARVAGVLATAGLEPFAGFLHTDRPGKPSLVLDFVEGFRAACVDRPVLALLGRGWRPETDDNGKLTPETRKRIATAVNDRLDARDVVGGKRFRLQNIMVMQARRLATFLRGEGDYPVYIASW from the coding sequence ATGAACCTTACCATCTCGGAACGCGGGACCTTCCTGGCCTTGCGAAGCGAACGGCTGCAACTGCGTCACCCGGGGCAGGAGACCCAAGAGGTAGCCCTACGTGACCTCGAAACCGTCACCGTCACGACTACCGCCTGTACCCTCAGTGCCGAGGCCATCCGCGCCTGCGCGAAGTTTGGGGTGCAGATCGACCTAGTAGACGGCCTGGGTGCACCCTACGCCAAGTTCAGCAGTCCATACCTGGTAGGTACGGTCAGTACTAGGCGTGCGCAGATGGCGGCGTACCTTACGCCAGCCGGCGTGGAAGTCGCTCGGCACGCTATCCGTGCCCGTCTAAGGAACCAGTCCAGCCTACTGAAATACTTTGGAAAGTACCGCAAGGAGGCTGATCCTGCTGCATACGAGGCCATACAGCGGGCCCTCCCCGGATTGACGACATTAGAAGCTGAACTGGATATGCTTCAAGGCGAGTGCATCGACGATCTGCGTGACGTGCTACTGGGCGTTGAGGGCCGGGGTGGCGTGGTGTACTGGGGCGCAGTGGCGACGATGCTGCCCGCTGACCTCGCCTTTCCGGGACGACTCGGACGTGGAGCAACTGATCCCGTCAACATGACGCTGAATTATGGTTACGGGATCCTCTACGCGCGGGTGGCGGGCGTGCTGGCGACAGCGGGCCTCGAACCCTTCGCTGGCTTTCTGCATACGGACCGGCCTGGCAAACCCAGTCTGGTGCTGGACTTTGTGGAAGGCTTTCGCGCTGCCTGTGTTGACCGGCCCGTCCTGGCTCTGCTGGGGCGCGGCTGGCGGCCCGAGACGGATGACAATGGCAAGCTGACGCCGGAGACGCGGAAGCGAATCGCTACAGCTGTCAACGATCGCTTAGACGCCCGCGACGTGGTGGGCGGCAAGCGCTTCCGACTCCAGAACATTATGGTGATGCAAGCCCGTCGCCTTGCCACTTTTCTACGCGGAGAGGGCGACTATCCCGTGTATATCGCCAGTTGGTGA